The genomic region TTGCAGGTTGCGATTATATTGCATTTCTAAAAATATTTATATAGCTATATAAATATAAATCGCTACGTGCATTCTCGAAAATGCAGGAACATAAAAAGAGGGTAGGAAGTCTTAAATTTGGGAATGCTTTGTCTCCCATCTTCTCTATTCTTAATTTAGTAATTTATGTATATTGCAACACTGAAATTTACAGATAAATAACAGTAAATCTAAGATTTATAACTCGTAGCGAAAAGTTATAAATCTACCTAGTATGTTTACATAGCTTAATGGTATAGTGAGTATTTGTACTGCTGAGGGTAACTTCAATGCTAGACCCTGCTTTATGCGCTCGTCCTCTGAGCCAGTGGCTTGTCTTGAAGTCCACACTTTCCCACTGGCTGATGACTCCTGTACTGGTTGTCATACCGCTAACAGCTTTCATTCTGCTAATCAAGTTTTTTCCCAAATGGCGTTGGAAGCGTTACATGTTGGTAATGGGAAGTTTATCGTTAGTAGCTTACTTTCTTGCGAGTTTTCCGGCTACAGTCGCGATCGCCAGTAAGGGATTGATTGCTTTTTTACCTGAAGATCCAGGGAGAAAAGCGGACGCGATCGTGATTTTAGGTCGCGGTGCGTACATGAGAAAATCTAGGGTAGAGGTTGCGGCTGACCTGTGGAAAAGCAAACGCGCTCCCCTAATCTTTGCCAGTGGTGCAGGGGATGGAGCAGATATTGTGAACATGCTCAAAACGGAAGGAGTCCCCAAGTCAGTATTGAAAGCGGAAAGTTGTTCTCAGACAACAGAAGAGAACGCACTATTTACAGCGGCGATGCTGCAACCGATGGGAGTGAAGCGAATCGTTTTGATCACGGACTCGCCACATATGATGCGATCGCTATTAACGTTTCGCAGTCTGGGTTTCACCGTTTTTCCCCGTCCTACTCCTTTGCCTGCAAACTTGCCACCCACAAGAAGGGCAATGATGATCTTCTACGAATACATGGGTTTATTTAACTATGGTATCAAAGGGTACTGGCAGCCTCAGAATGCAGAAATGGAGCAAAACCCGTACATAGCTCAACAGCAAGCAGCAAACGGTTGACAGATATCAGTGACCAGTGACCAGCGATCAGTTATCAGTGAAGAAAGGGTGTGGGGGAGCCAGTGCGGTCTTGGGGGTTCCCCCCATGAGCAACTGGCGCTATCTGGGTGTGGGGTGTGGTGAGTCAATTCTCTCCCTCAGCGCCCTCAGCGCCCTCAGCTCTCTTTCCCCTGCTCCCTGCTCTCTTCATAAATAGGTAACTCTACCGTGAATGTTGCTCCCATACCCTCACCGTGGCTGTCTGCCCAAATTGTACCGCCATGTAACTCGACTAATTGACGAGCGATCGCTAAACCAAGTCCTAAACCGCCGTAGGCGCGAGTCATGCTACTATCTGCCTGTCGAAAATATTCAAATATGTAGGGGAGAAAATCTGCACTAATGCCTTTACCTGTATCGCTTACTTGGATTTGGGCGTAGTTGGTAGTTGGTAGTTGGTAGTTGGTTGACGGTTGATGGTTGACGGTAAACGCTGGCGCTACACTCCGTGAAGACGGTTGGTTGAGTGTTGTTTTTTCTCCCTCAGCTCCCTCAGCTTTCTTCTCCCTGCTCCCTACTCCCTGCTTCGTACTCCCTGCTTCCTGCTCCCTGCTCCCTACTCGTGCGAGCGAGATCTCTATCTGTCCGCCAGATGGGGTAAATTTAACTGCGTTAGAAAGTAAATTCCAAACGACTTGCTGAAGGCGGCTGCTATCACCCCGCACCAGTCCTACACTAGGGTTCAAACTGAGTCCGATCTGAATTGATTTTGCTTCTGCTGCCAGCACTACGGTATCTAAGGCAGATGTAATTGTATTTGCCAGATCGACTATTTCCCAATTTAGCTTCAGTCCCCTCAGAATGCGGGAGACATCTAATAGATCTTCGATTAATTGTGCTTGCAGCTTGGCATTGCGTTCGATGGTATCGAGAGCGCGATCGATCGTTGCAGAATTTAACTGATTTGTTCGCAGCAGTCGCGACCAACCTAAAATTGGGTTGAGAGGAGACCGAAGCTCGTGGGAGACGATCGCCAAAAACTCGTCTTTAACGCGGTTTGCTTTTTCTGCTGTTTCCTGCGCTGCCAATGCTCGATCGCGCATCTGGCGATATTCTTGGACTCTAAATGTGAGATCTGTCACATCTTGAATTGATAATAGGGCGTAAAACTCATCACCCTCCAAGGCAGGTAACGAGGTGACAGTTGTATGCTGAATGCGCATTTGCCCCTGGGGTAGAGAGGCAGGAATGACGTGTTTGTGTAACTGAGAAGAAAAGATCGTGGGCGGTCCCCCTTGAAATATCTGCTGCAAGCGGTTGGCATACTGAGTTTGACGAAAGTGGGGGTAGCGATCGCCGATACAAGTCCCTAACATTTCTGCTCTAGATAGCTTAGTCCATTCTTCTAAGCAGCTATTCCAAAACAAGATCGTTAGATCCGAACGCAAAATACAAGCCCCCAAAGGTACTTGGTCTAGAATACTAAAATTCTGCTGGGCTTGTTGCAGTTGCTCCATACTCAAAAATAAATGGCGATCGCCAAAAATTTCAGCGCTAAACTATCATCTCTAATACCACTATGCCACTTCTTCGATCGCTGCAATAAGTTGGTCGAACGTTTGCAATTCAAATATAAAAATAAGATCGCCAATCACTTGAAGCTGTTCGATTGTAAAACTTGCTTGCGCCAATACAATTGTGGAGTCATCTGGTTCAACAGCAGCAAATAAATTTTCTACAGTATCTTCCGTATATGTAGGAATTAAGTAATTCATCCGCTGCTTCAATAGATTGCCCAGCGAACCTATTACGCCGTTGATGACAATATTACCCACCTCGGTTAAAGTGCCAATTTTCACTGCATCAAGATCGGGAGAGCCTAGATCTTCTCCTGTGAGAATAGATACGAGTGTTGATGCACTCTCGGTAGGAAATACTAGCTCTGCGCTGCCATTAATTGAGCCTGAAAATTCCAACCTTACAGTAGCTAAATAGTTACTATTAAATCTAGCAATTAATTCTTGCTGCAAATCTTCAACAGTGAATACCTGAATGAAGGGGATCTCCAGGCAGATGGGAAAACCAACCATTTCATTTAAGAGACTGGCAGCTCGACCCACGCCAATATTAATCAATTCTTTTATTGCATCAATTTGGTCTTCTGTCAACTGCTTCACGAGAGATATACCTCTAGAAGCTAAAAACTTGTCGGACGGTCTGGCGTAGCTCATCTTCTTTTGGTGGCTTATTGATAAAAGCAGCTGCTCCTAAGTTATATCCTCGCTGACGAGAACTTTCTTGAATATCTGCCGAGATAATAATTGTGGGAATAGCCAATCCCTGTTCTTTTAAAGTTTGGAGCAATTCAAACCCATTCATGTCAGGCATGAGAATGTCTGTTACCAAGCAATCTGGAGTGCGATCGCGAACGATACTTAATGCTTCTTTGCCGTTCGTCGCTTCCCAAATCTCATAGCCATCAGCTTGCAAAAATTTGCGAATCATCCGGCGGCTGAATGCAGCATCATCAACTATCAAAACAGATATCATTGCCGATCTTCTAAGCTATTCACTATCATATTATCGAAAAAATCAGCAGGAAGTATTTCACGCATCACTCACCAAAGACAAATTGCAAATAACAAATTTACATCTACCTACAGTCAGTGTAGTATAGGCTATCAAATATATGATGTATTTAATTCCTATCAGTCATGGAGTCACTTGAAATCGATGACGATATCAAAGCATTTTTAGATGAAAGTTACGAAAACCTGAATCAGATCGAGCAAGTTATTCTCGAACTAGAAGGTAATTCTGCAAATTCCGAACATTTAACTCGTATTTATCGCGCCCTCCATACAATTAAAGGTAACTGCGGTTTTTTACCGTTGCCCAAACTAGAATCAGTCGCCCATGCAGGAGAAAATTTATTAGACCAATTGCGGGAACAGCATTTCACTCTCAATCCCCAGATTGCCAGTATTTTACTTCAAACTGTCGATGCAATTCGACAAATCTTAGCCCAAG from Chroococcidiopsis sp. SAG 2025 harbors:
- a CDS encoding YdcF family protein, which gives rise to MLDPALCARPLSQWLVLKSTLSHWLMTPVLVVIPLTAFILLIKFFPKWRWKRYMLVMGSLSLVAYFLASFPATVAIASKGLIAFLPEDPGRKADAIVILGRGAYMRKSRVEVAADLWKSKRAPLIFASGAGDGADIVNMLKTEGVPKSVLKAESCSQTTEENALFTAAMLQPMGVKRIVLITDSPHMMRSLLTFRSLGFTVFPRPTPLPANLPPTRRAMMIFYEYMGLFNYGIKGYWQPQNAEMEQNPYIAQQQAANG
- a CDS encoding ATP-binding protein; protein product: MEQLQQAQQNFSILDQVPLGACILRSDLTILFWNSCLEEWTKLSRAEMLGTCIGDRYPHFRQTQYANRLQQIFQGGPPTIFSSQLHKHVIPASLPQGQMRIQHTTVTSLPALEGDEFYALLSIQDVTDLTFRVQEYRQMRDRALAAQETAEKANRVKDEFLAIVSHELRSPLNPILGWSRLLRTNQLNSATIDRALDTIERNAKLQAQLIEDLLDVSRILRGLKLNWEIVDLANTITSALDTVVLAAEAKSIQIGLSLNPSVGLVRGDSSRLQQVVWNLLSNAVKFTPSGGQIEISLARVGSREQEAGSTKQGVGSREKKAEGAEGEKTTLNQPSSRSVAPAFTVNHQPSTNYQLPTTNYAQIQVSDTGKGISADFLPYIFEYFRQADSSMTRAYGGLGLGLAIARQLVELHGGTIWADSHGEGMGATFTVELPIYEESREQGKES
- a CDS encoding chemotaxis protein CheC, translating into MSYARPSDKFLASRGISLVKQLTEDQIDAIKELINIGVGRAASLLNEMVGFPICLEIPFIQVFTVEDLQQELIARFNSNYLATVRLEFSGSINGSAELVFPTESASTLVSILTGEDLGSPDLDAVKIGTLTEVGNIVINGVIGSLGNLLKQRMNYLIPTYTEDTVENLFAAVEPDDSTIVLAQASFTIEQLQVIGDLIFIFELQTFDQLIAAIEEVA
- a CDS encoding response regulator translates to MISVLIVDDAAFSRRMIRKFLQADGYEIWEATNGKEALSIVRDRTPDCLVTDILMPDMNGFELLQTLKEQGLAIPTIIISADIQESSRQRGYNLGAAAFINKPPKEDELRQTVRQVFSF